The proteins below are encoded in one region of Myxococcales bacterium:
- a CDS encoding radical SAM protein, whose protein sequence is MSADSPTTMRHETPEFSIEKGANVFIHQAFACCPYAGLITSKIHDFVELNGYTVVDEPENAAVQVINTCGYNDTRSQLAYDAIQTVRDRNPEAAVVVTGCLTRIEHHKVKDSLQGVSRHAMLGPKHLEDLDLIFDHTLTSFESTPTAFHKDRYSSADPRDGLFQITVSTGCLGRCSFCAIRRATGRPKSMTLDEILAEVRRGLAEGHRDFFLASTDLSTWGHDHGQTVVDLLRALVELPEDFFIHGEAFEPTNFFSHIDEIEPLFHSGKFAWLVFPVQSGSQRILDGMRRTYSIDEVMRGIERLKTADPTLVTCTDIIYGFGDESWEEFLRSVEVGRKFDYAKYNNYEPRPGTPPLVLSAADMVRRREFVMEELGRQGLEVDILTRKRKSPYLGKRDRHVSDELGAWLDEYERRFRKLIARKGGIQLAGGYVIDHAAADKIELRSLVLSARRTDGAGLRFGLVPAGTAAPFLASSPRFQLSVLRDDEGAELTSDETYATSALSAMLDLTASQPGAAAEAGPGTEVAELGLRASGKDLWSSAPDRERVRLRVT, encoded by the coding sequence GTGAGCGCTGACTCCCCGACGACCATGCGGCACGAGACGCCGGAGTTCAGCATCGAGAAGGGCGCCAACGTCTTCATCCATCAGGCCTTTGCCTGTTGTCCTTACGCGGGCCTCATCACCTCGAAGATCCACGACTTCGTCGAGCTGAACGGGTACACGGTGGTCGACGAGCCGGAGAACGCCGCCGTCCAGGTGATCAACACCTGCGGCTACAACGACACGCGTTCGCAGCTCGCTTACGACGCGATTCAGACGGTCCGCGATCGCAACCCCGAGGCCGCCGTGGTCGTCACCGGCTGCCTGACCCGCATCGAACACCACAAGGTGAAGGACTCACTCCAGGGGGTCTCCCGGCACGCGATGCTGGGCCCAAAACACCTGGAAGATCTCGATCTGATCTTCGATCACACGCTGACCAGCTTCGAGTCGACGCCGACCGCGTTCCACAAGGACCGGTATTCCAGCGCGGACCCCCGAGACGGGCTGTTCCAGATCACCGTCAGCACCGGTTGCCTTGGCCGCTGTAGTTTTTGTGCAATTCGTCGCGCTACGGGCCGCCCAAAGAGCATGACGCTCGACGAGATCTTGGCGGAGGTCCGGCGCGGCCTAGCCGAGGGACACCGGGATTTCTTCCTCGCGTCCACAGATCTCTCGACCTGGGGGCACGACCACGGCCAGACCGTCGTCGATCTGCTGCGGGCGCTGGTCGAGCTGCCCGAGGACTTCTTCATCCACGGGGAGGCGTTCGAGCCGACCAACTTCTTCTCCCACATCGACGAGATCGAACCGCTCTTCCACAGTGGCAAGTTCGCGTGGCTGGTGTTCCCGGTTCAGTCCGGCTCCCAGCGCATCCTGGATGGAATGCGCCGTACCTACTCGATTGACGAGGTCATGCGGGGCATCGAGCGACTGAAGACCGCCGATCCGACCCTGGTGACCTGCACCGACATCATCTACGGCTTCGGTGACGAGAGCTGGGAAGAGTTCCTGCGGTCCGTCGAGGTCGGACGCAAGTTCGACTACGCCAAGTACAACAACTACGAGCCCCGCCCCGGAACGCCGCCGTTGGTGTTGTCCGCCGCCGACATGGTGCGGCGGCGCGAGTTCGTGATGGAGGAGCTCGGCCGTCAGGGGCTCGAGGTCGACATTCTGACCCGCAAGCGCAAGAGCCCCTACCTCGGCAAACGCGACCGGCACGTGTCCGACGAGCTCGGCGCCTGGCTCGACGAGTACGAACGGCGGTTCCGCAAGCTGATCGCACGCAAGGGTGGAATTCAACTCGCGGGGGGTTATGTCATCGACCACGCCGCGGCCGACAAGATCGAGCTCCGAAGTTTGGTGCTCAGCGCACGACGAACGGACGGCGCCGGTCTGCGCTTCGGTCTGGTTCCAGCCGGAACCGCGGCTCCGTTCCTGGCATCATCGCCGCGCTTCCAGCTGAGTGTGCTGCGCGACGACGAAGGGGCGGAGCTGACCTCCGACGAAACCTACGCAACCTCCGCACTCTCCGCCATGCTCGACTTGACGGCTAGCCAACCGGGCGCCGCCGCCGAGGCCGGGCCCGGCACGGAGGTCGCGGAGCTCGGCCTGCGCGCGTCAGGCAAAGACCTGTGGTCGTCCGCCCCGGACCGTGAGCGGGTGCGGCTCAGAGTGACATGA
- a CDS encoding radical SAM protein codes for MTGEKTASSEDARAWLERVLKLFARHAPLTSSRLEDGAGEIIVWLNLDGVEVSLGVRPRDAEASWAHTQTLSLSITSNTEQELPRETEHHLIVLKSLMDRADPVELAFPAKSHLPVRFRGRETDAAAGEHQRSAGELRFAAYVAWRALTSEDLYPHVRPLGDLVSERDVLDGWERTLGRVRDGSAPSKVGLYVHIPFCAVACTFCYCGKTDRFDRAGFDAYVDGLSDDMRRFAPVFSGTELTSIYFGGGTPSLLPATALENLLGTLRSSFAIAEGTQIIFEGNPDSLSEKKIEVLAKIGGVTRLTVGVQTLDAEAQRRARRFNKPEQVAAAVEAAKRFGINHVNVDLMAGLDGQSVQSFKDDMEFILGLAPDSIHINAFRPQPWTKYSLSGQSMSDEQVRLRDEMLAWGTDRLQGGGYSHMDQGQGKTQDAANIQDYDLRKLNGSLLGLGNPARSHSFGAHYYEPDVPNGDIDAALLADREKRRRMRAVPVDDSGERHRFLVHNLHTGFSLSEFRTLWGVDPWDVSPHGWDKLGRLGVVNVNGDRIESDCGDHADMLIYRVFLYSPEVAERVKRVWGPEFDTSKDYAALLRRMCERQADASPGAG; via the coding sequence ATGACCGGCGAAAAGACCGCTTCATCCGAGGACGCACGCGCATGGCTGGAACGCGTGCTCAAGCTGTTTGCGCGTCATGCACCGCTGACCTCGTCGCGGCTGGAGGACGGCGCCGGTGAGATCATCGTCTGGCTCAACCTCGACGGCGTGGAGGTCTCGCTCGGTGTGAGGCCGCGCGACGCTGAAGCATCGTGGGCGCACACCCAGACCCTCTCGCTCTCGATCACGTCGAACACCGAACAGGAGCTGCCGCGCGAGACCGAGCACCACTTGATTGTGCTCAAGTCCTTGATGGATCGGGCCGATCCAGTCGAGCTCGCCTTCCCAGCAAAGAGCCACTTGCCAGTGAGATTCCGTGGTCGTGAGACTGACGCAGCGGCCGGTGAGCATCAGCGCTCGGCAGGTGAGCTCAGATTTGCGGCCTACGTGGCCTGGCGTGCGTTGACGTCGGAGGACCTGTACCCCCACGTGCGTCCGCTCGGCGATCTGGTCTCGGAGCGGGACGTGCTCGACGGCTGGGAGCGAACCCTCGGCCGAGTCCGCGACGGCTCGGCGCCGAGCAAGGTGGGGCTCTACGTGCACATCCCTTTCTGCGCCGTGGCGTGTACGTTTTGTTACTGCGGCAAGACCGATCGCTTCGACCGCGCCGGATTCGACGCCTACGTGGACGGGCTCTCCGACGACATGCGGCGCTTCGCTCCGGTCTTCTCGGGCACCGAGCTGACCAGCATCTACTTCGGTGGGGGCACACCCTCCCTCTTGCCGGCGACTGCGCTGGAGAACCTGCTCGGCACGTTGCGGAGCTCGTTTGCCATCGCCGAGGGCACGCAGATCATCTTCGAGGGCAACCCGGACTCGCTGTCGGAGAAGAAGATCGAGGTCCTGGCCAAGATCGGGGGTGTCACCCGCTTGACCGTTGGCGTGCAGACCTTGGACGCCGAGGCGCAGCGACGCGCTCGTCGTTTCAACAAACCCGAGCAGGTGGCGGCGGCGGTCGAGGCCGCCAAACGCTTCGGCATCAACCACGTCAACGTGGACCTGATGGCCGGGCTCGACGGCCAGTCGGTCCAGTCGTTCAAGGACGACATGGAGTTCATCCTCGGCCTCGCGCCGGATTCGATCCACATCAACGCGTTCCGACCGCAGCCCTGGACCAAGTACTCGCTCAGCGGACAGAGCATGAGCGACGAGCAAGTGCGCCTGCGGGACGAGATGCTCGCCTGGGGCACCGACCGCCTCCAGGGCGGCGGCTACTCCCACATGGATCAGGGCCAGGGCAAGACCCAGGACGCAGCCAACATTCAGGACTACGACCTGCGAAAACTGAATGGGTCGCTGCTCGGCCTCGGCAACCCAGCGCGCTCCCACTCGTTCGGGGCCCACTACTACGAACCCGACGTGCCGAACGGCGACATCGACGCAGCGCTGCTGGCCGACCGCGAGAAGCGCCGGCGCATGCGCGCCGTGCCGGTGGACGACTCGGGAGAGCGCCACCGGTTCCTCGTGCACAACCTCCACACCGGTTTTTCGTTGTCCGAGTTTCGAACCCTCTGGGGTGTCGATCCCTGGGACGTCTCACCGCATGGCTGGGACAAACTCGGGCGACTCGGCGTCGTGAACGTGAACGGCGACCGCATCGAGAGCGACTGCGGGGATCACGCCGACATGCTGATCTACCGGGTGTTTTTGTACAGCCCGGAGGTCGCGGAGCGGGTGAAACGCGTGTGGGGCCCCGAGTTCGACACGAGCAAGGACTACGCGGCACTGCTCAGGCGAATGTGTGAGCGGCAGGCGGATGCGTCGCCCGGCGCGGGCTGA
- a CDS encoding radical SAM protein, which produces MARVVAFEPLVPPSAGDRAPCRASLTTRGRRGASELEVVVFDHDIALQAFRSGGWALAELEGAIAGATEALVHPDSPLGPQVHARGLALGRELVEIDDYADLSQEILQNGLFILERRPGLLKRPGIIVWGELSPVELSRALADWAARAELPTKGRAIALSGAGFFRDRRRVDALTEHIARGPLWLRAVDFTGAADAALLVSAVRAVLSGWVRGPTEEQVQLRLPEDASPELVRVAERLDPLDVDVLARLSDVWRDDETLRRRVDDGERVVFFDALERARRSGDTAAEGRAVGRAEERLGSASRWIRAFRRASMDRRPRLTLIPTWQCELRCKYCTIPKQDGRVMPIRTVERAIDLLLSGGSEEAEVHFFGGEPMSEWELVRHAVEWGTARANEEGRRISFMITTDGFGLNPERLAFLSRFPVRFQLSLDGAPETQNAFRLKHAGGDSYPESPGGKVAMILASGVEHEVIQVVHPRNAERMAENFRHIVGLGYRKLQLNYALGTRWEEPALVTFAEGLMAIGKELDKHRASGDPVELVNLGETLLTVRGNLEVSVDWDGSIFGTSAFLYIPKYREQFRLGHLDDGASFRRYVHDGFPMEHLLAHWYREGMADNNRSVGSVLMSFVRFMRARD; this is translated from the coding sequence ATGGCTCGGGTCGTCGCCTTCGAGCCCCTCGTCCCTCCGAGCGCCGGCGATCGTGCGCCGTGCCGCGCGAGTCTCACCACTCGAGGCAGGCGCGGGGCTTCGGAGCTCGAGGTCGTGGTGTTCGATCACGACATTGCCCTCCAGGCATTCCGCTCCGGCGGCTGGGCTCTGGCCGAGCTCGAAGGAGCAATCGCTGGTGCCACCGAAGCCTTGGTCCATCCGGACTCTCCACTGGGCCCGCAGGTTCATGCGCGCGGCCTCGCGCTCGGTCGTGAGCTCGTCGAGATCGACGACTACGCGGATCTGAGCCAGGAAATCCTGCAAAACGGGCTGTTCATCCTCGAGCGCCGACCGGGTCTCTTGAAACGCCCCGGCATCATCGTCTGGGGCGAGCTCTCACCGGTCGAGCTCAGCCGTGCGCTCGCTGATTGGGCTGCGCGCGCGGAGCTGCCAACCAAGGGCCGCGCCATTGCGCTCTCGGGAGCCGGCTTCTTCCGCGACCGGCGCCGCGTCGATGCCCTGACCGAGCACATTGCGCGAGGGCCCCTCTGGCTTCGAGCCGTGGATTTCACCGGCGCGGCCGACGCAGCCCTCCTGGTGAGCGCGGTGCGTGCGGTGCTCTCAGGATGGGTCCGCGGACCGACTGAAGAGCAGGTGCAGCTCCGCCTACCAGAGGACGCAAGCCCGGAGCTGGTGCGCGTGGCCGAACGGCTCGATCCGCTCGACGTCGACGTGCTCGCGCGCCTCTCCGATGTGTGGCGGGACGACGAGACGCTGCGACGTCGGGTGGATGACGGCGAGCGGGTGGTGTTCTTCGATGCGCTCGAGCGCGCGCGGCGCTCAGGGGACACCGCCGCCGAGGGCCGCGCTGTCGGTCGCGCCGAGGAGCGCCTTGGCAGCGCCAGTCGCTGGATCCGCGCCTTCCGTCGTGCGTCGATGGACCGCCGCCCGCGCCTGACTTTGATCCCGACCTGGCAATGTGAGCTCCGCTGCAAGTACTGCACGATCCCGAAACAAGACGGGCGTGTGATGCCCATACGGACCGTCGAACGGGCCATTGACCTCTTGCTGTCTGGCGGCTCGGAAGAGGCCGAGGTGCACTTCTTCGGCGGCGAGCCCATGAGTGAGTGGGAGCTCGTTCGGCATGCGGTGGAGTGGGGAACTGCTCGTGCGAACGAAGAAGGCCGGCGCATCTCGTTCATGATCACGACGGACGGTTTCGGCCTGAATCCCGAGCGCCTGGCCTTCTTGTCGAGGTTTCCCGTGCGCTTTCAGCTCTCACTGGACGGCGCGCCGGAGACACAGAACGCATTTCGGCTCAAACACGCGGGCGGCGACTCGTACCCCGAGTCTCCGGGTGGCAAGGTGGCGATGATCTTGGCTTCGGGTGTGGAGCACGAGGTGATCCAGGTCGTGCATCCGAGAAACGCCGAGCGCATGGCGGAGAACTTCCGCCACATCGTCGGGCTCGGGTACCGCAAGCTGCAGCTCAACTACGCGCTCGGCACACGCTGGGAGGAACCAGCCCTCGTCACCTTCGCCGAGGGCCTGATGGCAATCGGAAAGGAGCTCGACAAACACCGTGCGTCCGGCGATCCCGTCGAGCTCGTGAACCTCGGCGAGACGCTCTTGACCGTTCGAGGCAACCTGGAGGTCAGCGTGGATTGGGACGGTTCGATCTTCGGGACCTCGGCGTTTCTGTACATCCCCAAGTACCGGGAGCAGTTCCGGCTCGGGCACCTGGACGACGGCGCCTCGTTCCGCCGCTACGTTCACGACGGTTTTCCGATGGAGCACCTGCTCGCCCACTGGTACCGCGAGGGCATGGCGGACAACAACCGCTCGGTCGGCTCGGTGTTGATGAGCTTCGTGCGCTTCATGCGCGCCCGCGACTGA
- a CDS encoding radical SAM protein, which translates to MIPTRAEAHERLQEILERGTVNLGARADTERLMLMLTRSCELRCGYCFVEKSETAPTMPLATAKRAVDLLMSSQRSRLELQLFGGEPTRSWDSLETLLDYAFGHPGLGTRRLELILTTNGLGLDAARVRALERWPVVVLFSLDGDASAHRRFRNAHLLTDDEAYRAIDRGIDLLQPSKLNWFMNAVLPPAAADDVVARFEWAVERGISRLQLNYAVGMQWSEAQSLAYLSGLRELLTSHHRDARGVVLFNWRSDCEPVMLSDDLIVDVDGSVLHDGAIFLERAFARLKDTYQRGHVNELEAFDPLRWDLRTIYDTMVSTYPEGSVEREIILHNINFGARVDLMILALSRELGRKPSRGAGPG; encoded by the coding sequence GTGATCCCGACCCGGGCAGAGGCCCACGAGCGGCTGCAGGAGATCCTGGAGCGCGGGACGGTGAATTTGGGCGCGCGGGCCGACACGGAGCGCCTGATGCTGATGCTCACGCGCTCCTGCGAGCTGCGCTGCGGTTATTGTTTCGTCGAAAAATCCGAGACCGCGCCGACCATGCCGCTCGCGACGGCCAAACGTGCCGTCGATCTCTTGATGAGCAGCCAGCGCTCGCGGCTCGAGCTCCAGCTCTTCGGAGGCGAGCCGACCCGCTCCTGGGACTCGCTCGAGACCCTGCTCGACTACGCCTTCGGCCACCCGGGCCTCGGAACACGACGCCTGGAGCTGATCCTGACGACCAACGGCCTGGGGCTGGATGCAGCGCGCGTGCGGGCGCTCGAGCGATGGCCGGTGGTGGTGCTCTTCAGCCTGGACGGGGACGCGAGCGCGCACCGGCGCTTTCGCAATGCCCACCTGCTCACGGACGACGAAGCCTACCGCGCGATCGATCGCGGCATCGATTTGCTCCAACCCAGCAAGCTCAACTGGTTCATGAACGCGGTGTTGCCTCCCGCTGCCGCCGACGATGTGGTCGCGCGCTTCGAGTGGGCCGTGGAGCGAGGTATCTCACGCCTACAGCTCAACTACGCCGTCGGCATGCAGTGGTCCGAGGCGCAGAGCCTGGCGTATCTCTCCGGCCTCCGAGAACTGCTCACGAGTCATCATCGTGATGCCCGCGGGGTGGTGCTCTTCAACTGGCGGAGCGACTGCGAGCCGGTGATGCTGAGTGACGACCTGATCGTGGACGTCGACGGCAGTGTTCTCCACGACGGAGCGATCTTCCTCGAGCGGGCATTCGCTCGCTTGAAGGACACTTACCAGCGGGGCCACGTGAACGAGCTCGAAGCGTTCGACCCGTTACGCTGGGATCTGCGCACCATCTACGACACGATGGTCTCGACCTATCCAGAGGGCAGCGTCGAGCGGGAGATCATCCTGCACAACATCAACTTCGGCGCGCGCGTCGATCTGATGATCCTGGCGCTTTCACGGGAGCTCGGCAGAAAACCTTCCCGGGGTGCGGGGCCTGGCTGA
- a CDS encoding B12-binding domain-containing radical SAM protein: protein MRVVFVHTALPGVRFNSSIAALSAWLEQHGHQTGLLTVPERATDAEIDDALSQTGAEAVALSFMTCRLTLAQRVAASARRVLPRARVIAGGAHPTMYPHETLAELDVDAVGVGEGEEPLRLWLEDASRHNPGILRRAKLDSLERWWAPEVDALPDWNRRLFGAVENEGNRYEVAVGVAFARGFCPYTCTFCGVDGYRRANQQPSKGAMRMRSVERVLTELEAVKRAGPVPNGFAAWDEILPPKKEWLAEFLPAYRARIGLPLAAHARIEQLTPSVVDQLAAGGCDYLVIGLETGDEAYRAKFLDKRFTNAQAVAALELLRNAGITCFASFMLGLPFETPKMLAETVRLAQRVGPTVLSWKYYTPERGTRLFSLVEQHGLLIDEYIDHPFGADEPMIRLTHCSRADIEKAQRALSLLPSQSDERGTYERAGVDAGVLEYRS, encoded by the coding sequence ATGCGCGTTGTCTTCGTTCACACGGCGCTCCCTGGGGTGCGCTTCAACAGCTCGATTGCTGCGCTGTCGGCGTGGCTCGAACAGCATGGGCATCAAACCGGGTTGCTCACGGTTCCCGAGCGCGCGACGGATGCAGAAATTGATGACGCGCTCAGTCAGACCGGCGCGGAGGCGGTCGCGCTTTCCTTCATGACCTGTCGCTTGACGCTGGCGCAGCGGGTGGCCGCGAGCGCACGCCGTGTCTTGCCGCGGGCGCGGGTGATCGCGGGTGGCGCGCATCCGACGATGTATCCCCACGAGACGCTGGCGGAGCTCGACGTCGATGCCGTGGGTGTCGGTGAGGGGGAAGAGCCGCTGCGCCTTTGGTTGGAGGATGCCTCGCGGCACAACCCGGGGATCTTGCGGCGCGCGAAGCTGGACTCCCTCGAGCGCTGGTGGGCACCGGAGGTCGACGCGCTGCCCGACTGGAATCGGCGGCTGTTCGGCGCCGTGGAGAACGAGGGCAACCGGTACGAGGTCGCGGTAGGGGTGGCGTTCGCCCGCGGCTTCTGCCCCTACACCTGCACCTTCTGTGGCGTGGATGGTTACCGCCGCGCGAATCAGCAGCCCAGCAAGGGCGCCATGCGCATGCGCAGCGTGGAGCGTGTGCTCACGGAGCTCGAAGCGGTGAAACGTGCCGGGCCGGTGCCCAACGGGTTCGCCGCCTGGGACGAGATCTTGCCGCCAAAAAAGGAGTGGCTCGCGGAGTTCTTGCCGGCGTACCGCGCGCGCATTGGGCTGCCCCTGGCGGCGCACGCGCGCATCGAGCAGCTCACCCCGTCCGTCGTCGATCAGCTTGCTGCCGGCGGGTGTGACTACCTGGTGATCGGGCTCGAGACCGGCGACGAGGCGTACCGCGCGAAGTTCCTGGACAAACGTTTCACCAACGCACAGGCCGTGGCTGCCCTCGAGTTGCTGCGCAACGCCGGCATCACGTGTTTTGCTTCCTTCATGCTCGGGTTGCCGTTCGAGACACCGAAGATGCTGGCCGAGACGGTGCGGCTCGCGCAGCGGGTTGGTCCGACCGTCCTGTCGTGGAAGTACTACACGCCGGAGCGCGGCACACGGCTGTTCTCGCTGGTGGAGCAGCACGGGCTCCTGATCGACGAATACATCGACCACCCGTTTGGTGCCGACGAACCCATGATCCGGCTCACGCACTGTAGCCGCGCGGACATCGAGAAGGCGCAGCGGGCGCTGTCGCTCCTGCCTTCGCAGTCCGACGAGCGTGGCACGTACGAACGCGCGGGCGTCGACGCCGGCGTGCTGGAGTACCGCTCGTGA
- a CDS encoding radical SAM protein, whose product MAGTIHEDPSVLGFLGAPLSEQLKRLAEWQLPPAGLLLLMNACESRCFFCANTGVTNPPPESITRFERVAAWLEANRALSVRRLCIVGTEPARHASFDPTLALARAVGFSEIEVMTSGLRLAEPGVVAQWAAHGVTTVAAPLYSPEAALHDGVVGRAAFEQTLRGLDAAHRAGMAVRIHTLALVRTLASLAGLARLVRERYGTQLSIAPVRPKETLFDYATESPSYEALDAALGRSRDVALVGFPRCVARDLPRDAALCITLYFRGQATAFPPACEPCLDRGECPGVVVAALSRARVEPRTAADAKG is encoded by the coding sequence GTGGCTGGCACGATTCACGAGGATCCCAGCGTGCTCGGTTTCCTCGGCGCGCCGCTCTCGGAGCAGCTGAAACGACTCGCCGAGTGGCAGCTGCCGCCGGCCGGACTCCTGCTCCTGATGAACGCCTGCGAGAGCCGCTGTTTCTTCTGCGCCAACACCGGGGTGACGAACCCGCCACCGGAGAGCATCACGCGCTTCGAGCGAGTCGCCGCCTGGCTCGAGGCGAACCGCGCACTTTCCGTGCGTCGGCTCTGCATCGTCGGCACCGAGCCGGCGCGCCACGCGAGCTTCGATCCAACCTTGGCGCTCGCCCGAGCCGTCGGCTTCAGCGAGATCGAAGTGATGACCTCGGGTCTACGCCTGGCGGAGCCGGGCGTGGTCGCACAGTGGGCGGCTCACGGCGTCACGACCGTGGCGGCTCCGCTCTATTCACCCGAAGCCGCGCTGCACGACGGCGTGGTCGGGCGCGCGGCGTTCGAGCAGACCCTCCGCGGGCTGGACGCGGCGCATCGCGCCGGCATGGCCGTACGCATCCACACACTCGCGCTCGTGCGAACCTTGGCCTCTCTGGCAGGCCTCGCGCGCCTCGTTCGCGAACGGTACGGCACGCAGCTTTCAATCGCACCCGTGCGACCGAAGGAGACCCTCTTCGACTACGCGACCGAGTCGCCGAGCTACGAGGCCCTCGATGCCGCACTCGGGCGAAGCCGCGACGTCGCGTTGGTCGGATTCCCTCGCTGTGTCGCGCGGGACCTCCCGCGGGACGCCGCGCTCTGCATCACCCTCTACTTTCGCGGCCAGGCCACGGCGTTCCCACCGGCATGCGAGCCGTGCCTCGACCGCGGCGAGTGCCCCGGCGTCGTGGTCGCGGCTCTGAGCCGCGCGCGCGTCGAGCCGCGGACGGCAGCCGATGCCAAGGGCTGA
- a CDS encoding aminotransferase class V-fold PLP-dependent enzyme, with protein MPLAALEIPHADMQAMTEAVVARCLHHIATLSTQPISGDVHAEDLCRRLRESAPEHGTDLAPLLDLYFDECLPRTFNTPAPGYLAYIPGGGLYSAALADYIANTTNRYTGVWMAAPALVQLEANALDWLRDWMGFPASTRGLFTTGGSMATFNAIVCARERHLGPELRRGVLYTSDQAHHSVVKAAKLAGIMPDRVHAIACDAKFRLPVDALAEAIAQDRRAGLEPFAVVSSAGTTNTGAVDPLDAIADLAAAEGLWHHVDGAYGAFFHLCDELRGTLRGLSRADSLTLDPHKGMFLPYGTGALLVRDGSALRAAHEATADYLPAAPHPDDFYDPSQHGPELSRAFPGLRVWLSVKLFGARLFREAIAEKRALALEAARQIAELPGVVIDAPPELSLFAFHLSWPGASAQEEDAATRSLMQRTTARGRVMVTGAVVGGRYVGRVCVLSFRTHREQIQMLIDDLRAAIGELLPTQPRPALPSRA; from the coding sequence ATGCCGCTCGCCGCGCTCGAGATCCCGCACGCCGACATGCAGGCGATGACCGAGGCAGTCGTCGCCCGCTGCCTGCACCACATCGCGACCCTGTCCACTCAACCCATCTCCGGTGACGTGCACGCCGAGGACCTGTGCCGCCGGCTGCGTGAGTCCGCACCGGAGCACGGTACCGACCTCGCACCGCTGCTCGACCTCTATTTCGACGAGTGCCTGCCCCGCACGTTCAACACCCCCGCACCTGGCTACCTCGCGTACATCCCCGGTGGCGGTCTCTACAGCGCGGCGCTGGCCGACTACATCGCCAACACGACCAACCGTTACACCGGCGTCTGGATGGCCGCCCCCGCACTCGTGCAGCTCGAGGCCAACGCGCTCGACTGGCTCCGAGACTGGATGGGGTTTCCGGCGAGCACCCGTGGGCTGTTCACCACGGGCGGCTCAATGGCCACGTTCAACGCGATCGTGTGCGCGCGCGAACGGCACCTCGGCCCGGAGCTCCGACGCGGCGTGCTCTACACGTCCGACCAGGCGCACCACTCGGTGGTGAAGGCAGCCAAGCTCGCGGGCATCATGCCGGACCGCGTGCATGCCATCGCCTGTGACGCGAAGTTCCGACTTCCCGTGGACGCGCTCGCCGAGGCGATCGCGCAGGATCGCCGCGCCGGACTCGAGCCCTTCGCGGTGGTGTCGAGCGCGGGCACGACCAACACGGGTGCGGTGGATCCACTCGACGCCATCGCCGACCTCGCGGCGGCCGAGGGCCTCTGGCACCACGTCGACGGCGCCTACGGCGCGTTCTTCCATTTGTGCGACGAGCTTCGCGGAACCTTGCGAGGACTCTCTCGCGCCGACTCACTCACCCTCGACCCGCACAAGGGCATGTTCTTGCCGTATGGCACCGGCGCCCTGCTCGTGAGGGACGGCAGCGCGCTCAGGGCTGCCCACGAGGCAACCGCCGACTATCTTCCGGCCGCACCGCACCCCGACGACTTTTACGATCCGAGCCAGCACGGGCCCGAGCTGTCGCGAGCATTCCCGGGCTTGCGCGTCTGGCTGTCCGTGAAACTCTTCGGCGCGCGCCTCTTCCGCGAGGCCATCGCGGAGAAACGCGCTCTCGCGCTCGAGGCCGCGCGCCAGATCGCCGAGCTGCCGGGCGTCGTCATCGACGCGCCGCCCGAGCTCTCTCTGTTCGCGTTTCACCTGTCGTGGCCTGGAGCATCGGCTCAGGAGGAGGACGCGGCGACTCGCTCGCTGATGCAGCGCACCACAGCCCGGGGGCGGGTCATGGTGACCGGCGCGGTGGTCGGAGGTCGCTACGTTGGCCGAGTCTGCGTGCTCAGCTTCCGCACCCATCGGGAACAGATCCAGATGCTGATCGATGACCTGCGCGCAGCGATCGGTGAGCTGTTGCCGACCCAACCGAGGCCTGCCTTGCCATCCCGCGCCTGA